A stretch of Cytophagales bacterium DNA encodes these proteins:
- a CDS encoding VOC family protein → MSDFIICGIQQMGVGVANMPEAWKWYRKLFGVDVKVFEEAAEANLMLPYTGGEPRSRHAALAINMQGGGGFEIWQYTSRTPEGPKDEILLGDLGLYSGKIKCKNAQRTSEFWKGRDGNVLKGAQKDPRNKGHVFIKDPYGNIFDAVENESWFKNEKKPTGGTFGCIIGVSDIEASKKFYGEVLGYDQVLYEGEGQYEDFKVLPGGDATFKRAILGHGPRTGGFSKLFGDSEIELVQVVDRTPKKIFEGRFWGDLGFIHLCFDIVGMQALKERCEAAGHPFTVDSFANLDDSFDMGEAAGHFSYIEDPDGALIEFVETHKIPVMKKLGWYLDLRKKDQRKPVPNYILHAMALNRVKD, encoded by the coding sequence GAAGCCTGGAAATGGTACCGAAAATTATTCGGAGTGGACGTCAAAGTTTTTGAAGAGGCAGCTGAAGCCAATCTGATGCTACCTTATACCGGCGGTGAACCTAGAAGTCGTCATGCGGCCCTGGCCATCAACATGCAGGGCGGTGGTGGATTTGAGATCTGGCAATACACTTCCAGAACACCAGAAGGTCCAAAAGATGAAATCCTGTTAGGTGATCTTGGACTCTATTCTGGCAAGATCAAGTGCAAAAACGCGCAAAGGACTTCCGAATTTTGGAAAGGCAGAGATGGAAATGTTTTGAAAGGTGCACAGAAAGATCCACGAAATAAAGGTCATGTATTCATCAAAGACCCCTACGGTAACATTTTCGATGCAGTAGAAAATGAAAGCTGGTTCAAGAATGAAAAGAAACCGACTGGAGGCACCTTTGGCTGCATCATCGGCGTTTCGGATATCGAAGCTTCTAAGAAATTTTACGGTGAGGTACTAGGTTACGATCAGGTACTTTATGAAGGTGAAGGTCAGTACGAAGATTTCAAAGTACTACCTGGTGGAGATGCCACTTTCAAGCGGGCAATCCTTGGTCACGGGCCCAGGACCGGCGGCTTTAGCAAGTTGTTCGGAGACAGTGAAATCGAGTTGGTGCAAGTCGTGGATCGCACACCGAAGAAAATTTTCGAAGGTCGTTTCTGGGGAGACCTGGGATTCATTCACTTGTGTTTTGATATTGTCGGCATGCAAGCCTTGAAGGAGAGATGTGAGGCCGCAGGTCATCCATTCACCGTGGACAGCTTTGCCAATCTGGATGACTCCTTTGACATGGGTGAAGCTGCTGGTCACTTCTCATACATCGAAGATCCTGATGGGGCGCTCATCGAGTTTGTGGAAACGCACAAAATCCCAGTCATGAAGAAGCTTGGCTGGTACCTGGACCTAAGAAAGAAAGACCAGCGCAAACCTGTCCCGAATTACATTTTACATGCAATGGCCCTCAATCGGGTGAAAGATTAA